The following are encoded together in the Desulfococcus multivorans genome:
- the xseB gene encoding exodeoxyribonuclease VII small subunit: MTLTTKQTFEKAMAQLEDIVRELESGDLTLENAMKKFEEGMKLSRYCSRVLDETEKKITLLMTDEDGNIQEKPLDEGSD, encoded by the coding sequence TTGACATTGACGACGAAACAGACGTTTGAAAAGGCCATGGCCCAGCTGGAGGACATCGTTCGGGAGCTGGAGTCCGGAGACCTGACGCTTGAAAACGCCATGAAAAAGTTCGAGGAAGGGATGAAGCTCTCCAGATACTGCTCCCGGGTGCTGGATGAGACGGAAAAAAAGATCACCCTGCTGATGACCGATGAGGATGGCAACATCCAGGAGAAACCCCTTGACGAAGGATCGGATTGA
- the xseA gene encoding exodeoxyribonuclease VII large subunit yields the protein MQAELQRKIYTVSELTADIKHLLEERYPFVWISGEVSNFHVPASKHFYFTLKDQKSQISGIMFRGQNRNLKFMPEDGMSIVGLGRISVYEPRGSYQIIFEYLEPRGIGELQIAFEQLKSGLAAEGLFDEAHKKPIPFLPRNIGVVTSGTGAVLHDIIKVAHRRFPGVGIRVVPVKVQGAGAEDEIVRAIALLNRKESDVDTIILARGGGSLEDFQAFNSEAAARAVYASDIPVISGVGHETDFTIVDFVADLRAPTPSAAAEMAVPLKSELVGKHMDLAAKLFRWTQRYITQKRQRVAEVSRRLVHPKRRVEDFRMRLEDLTDRLAARFREKLERQKERLNWERHRLRVKAPTDLAGQLAAKLERCRVALFDVARRRTGVERMRTEALQGRLETLSPMVVLKRGYSITQTVPEAEIVRNAGQVAVGQALDVRVAVGVIRCRVEERFDIDDETDV from the coding sequence ATGCAGGCTGAGTTGCAACGAAAAATCTACACGGTCTCGGAGCTGACCGCCGACATTAAACATCTTCTCGAAGAGCGGTATCCGTTCGTCTGGATCTCCGGCGAGGTGTCCAATTTCCACGTACCGGCATCCAAGCATTTTTACTTCACGCTGAAGGATCAAAAATCCCAGATCAGCGGGATCATGTTCCGGGGTCAGAACCGAAACCTGAAGTTCATGCCCGAGGACGGTATGAGCATCGTCGGTTTAGGGCGGATCAGCGTCTATGAACCCCGCGGGAGCTACCAGATCATCTTCGAATATCTGGAACCCCGCGGCATCGGCGAGCTGCAGATCGCCTTTGAGCAGCTCAAATCCGGGCTTGCCGCGGAGGGGCTTTTCGACGAGGCCCACAAAAAACCGATTCCCTTCCTGCCGCGGAACATCGGGGTTGTGACATCCGGCACCGGCGCCGTGCTTCACGACATCATCAAGGTCGCCCATCGTCGTTTTCCGGGGGTCGGCATCCGTGTCGTTCCCGTCAAGGTCCAGGGTGCCGGCGCCGAGGATGAAATCGTTCGGGCCATCGCCCTGCTGAACCGAAAAGAGAGCGATGTCGATACGATCATCCTGGCCCGGGGCGGCGGATCCCTCGAGGATTTTCAGGCCTTCAATTCCGAAGCCGCGGCAAGGGCCGTATACGCATCCGACATCCCCGTTATTTCCGGCGTCGGTCATGAAACCGATTTTACCATCGTCGACTTTGTCGCTGATCTCAGGGCCCCCACCCCCTCGGCCGCGGCGGAGATGGCCGTGCCCCTGAAATCGGAGCTCGTCGGCAAACACATGGATCTTGCCGCTAAACTGTTCCGGTGGACCCAGCGATACATCACCCAAAAACGGCAGCGCGTGGCGGAGGTCTCCCGAAGGCTTGTCCACCCGAAGCGGCGGGTCGAGGACTTCCGGATGCGCCTGGAAGACCTGACGGATCGGCTTGCCGCGCGTTTCCGTGAGAAGCTGGAGCGGCAGAAAGAGCGCCTGAACTGGGAACGCCATCGCCTGCGGGTAAAGGCACCGACGGATTTGGCCGGACAGCTGGCTGCAAAACTCGAACGATGCCGAGTCGCCCTTTTCGATGTCGCCCGACGTCGGACCGGGGTGGAACGGATGCGAACAGAGGCGCTTCAGGGCCGCCTTGAGACCTTGAGTCCCATGGTGGTTCTGAAGCGGGGGTATAGTATCACACAGACCGTTCCGGAGGCCGAGATCGTTCGGAATGCGGGTCAGGTCGCGGTCGGCCAGGCGCTGGATGTGCGGGTTGCCGTCGGCGTCATTCGATGCCGCGTGGAAGAGAGGTTTGACATTGACGACGAAACAGACGTTTGA
- a CDS encoding Bax inhibitor-1/YccA family protein — protein MQYTHERALPQVRVNSFIQSVYNWMAVGLGLTGITAFMVANSPAMMQLIFGNRLLFFGLIIAELVLVFSISARVGKMQASTATALFILYAVLNGLTLSVIFLAYTASSITSTFFICAGTFLACSIYGMMTKRDLTSMGGFLMMGLIGIIIASVVNMFVQSSGMAMVISYIGVLVFVGLTAYDTQKLKHMAMTQPDGLDGAVLRKGAILGALSLYLDFINLFLMLLRIFGGSRD, from the coding sequence ATGCAGTATACTCATGAAAGAGCCTTACCGCAAGTCAGGGTCAATTCGTTCATCCAGAGCGTTTACAACTGGATGGCGGTCGGACTGGGGCTTACCGGTATCACCGCCTTCATGGTGGCGAACAGCCCGGCAATGATGCAACTTATTTTCGGAAACCGGCTGCTCTTTTTCGGCCTGATCATCGCGGAGCTCGTACTGGTCTTTTCCATCAGCGCGAGGGTCGGCAAGATGCAGGCATCCACGGCGACGGCGCTGTTCATCCTGTACGCGGTTCTGAACGGCCTGACGCTGTCGGTGATTTTTCTCGCCTACACGGCATCGTCCATTACATCGACCTTTTTTATCTGTGCCGGAACGTTTCTGGCGTGCAGCATTTACGGCATGATGACCAAGCGGGATCTCACGTCCATGGGCGGCTTCCTGATGATGGGGCTTATCGGCATCATCATCGCCTCGGTCGTGAACATGTTCGTGCAGAGCTCAGGGATGGCCATGGTCATCAGTTACATCGGCGTCCTGGTGTTTGTCGGTCTCACGGCGTACGACACCCAGAAGCTGAAACACATGGCCATGACCCAGCCCGACGGCCTTGACGGCGCCGTGCTGCGGAAAGGCGCCATCCTGGGCGCCCTCTCCCTCTATCTCGACTTCATCAATCTCTTCCTGATGCTGCTCAGGATTTTCGGCGGCAGCCGGGATTAA
- the glmM gene encoding phosphoglucosamine mutase, translating to MGQLFGTDGIRGVANRYPMTCETALNVGRAVTSYFSNGGRRPRIIVGKDTRLSGAMLEYALVSGICSAGGEAVRVGVLPTPGVACLTVLDKADAGVMISASHNPFQDNGIKIFGNDAFKLSDEAEADIEALLGREDHLRDLCASIQDVGGDAVMVDPEERYARFLLSALPAGFGLAGMKLVLDCSNGATFRVAPSVFRRLGADVTPLFIAPDGRNINEGCGSQHPERLAEHVVATGADVGLAFDGDGDRLIAVDDRGGVVTGDQMLAVCGAYLKQKGRLANGLVVSTVMSNIGLAMAFREMGIVHRKTDVGDRHVVREMRRSGAVLGGEDSGHMIFLDRHTTGDGILTALRLLEVIRDSGKPLSRLTQVITVYPQILMNVAVSAKPPIETIPAIAEAVAEVENLLGDQGRVLVRYSGTQPLCRVMIEGPTAEEIRRYCSRITEAVKSAIGE from the coding sequence ATGGGTCAACTTTTTGGCACCGACGGCATCCGCGGGGTTGCCAACCGGTATCCGATGACGTGCGAAACGGCGCTGAACGTCGGTCGCGCGGTGACATCCTATTTTTCCAACGGCGGACGTCGTCCCAGAATCATCGTCGGGAAGGACACGCGCCTTTCCGGCGCCATGCTGGAGTATGCCCTGGTGTCGGGCATTTGTTCCGCAGGGGGAGAGGCCGTACGGGTCGGCGTGCTGCCGACGCCGGGTGTGGCGTGCCTGACGGTCCTGGACAAGGCCGACGCCGGGGTCATGATTTCAGCCTCCCACAACCCCTTTCAGGACAACGGGATCAAGATTTTTGGAAACGACGCGTTCAAGCTTTCGGACGAGGCCGAGGCCGACATCGAGGCGCTTCTGGGACGGGAAGATCATCTCAGGGATTTGTGCGCGTCCATTCAGGACGTGGGGGGCGACGCCGTCATGGTCGATCCGGAGGAACGGTACGCCCGGTTCCTCCTGTCAGCCCTCCCGGCCGGGTTCGGACTGGCGGGCATGAAGCTGGTGCTGGACTGTTCGAACGGCGCGACGTTTCGCGTGGCGCCGTCGGTCTTCAGGAGGCTGGGTGCGGACGTGACGCCGCTTTTCATCGCTCCCGACGGCCGGAACATCAACGAGGGCTGCGGCTCACAGCATCCGGAGCGATTGGCCGAGCACGTTGTCGCGACGGGCGCGGACGTCGGCCTGGCCTTCGACGGCGACGGCGACCGGCTGATCGCCGTCGACGACAGGGGAGGGGTGGTCACGGGCGACCAGATGCTTGCCGTGTGCGGCGCTTATCTGAAACAGAAGGGAAGACTGGCCAATGGGCTCGTTGTCAGCACGGTGATGAGCAATATCGGGTTGGCCATGGCCTTCAGGGAAATGGGGATCGTCCACCGGAAAACCGATGTGGGGGACCGTCATGTCGTCCGGGAGATGCGTCGATCGGGGGCCGTGTTGGGCGGGGAGGATTCGGGTCACATGATTTTTCTCGACCGCCATACCACGGGCGACGGCATCCTGACCGCCCTTCGGCTGCTGGAGGTGATCCGGGACTCGGGAAAACCCTTGTCGCGGCTGACCCAGGTGATAACGGTATATCCCCAGATCCTGATGAACGTGGCGGTATCCGCCAAACCGCCCATCGAAACGATCCCCGCCATTGCCGAGGCCGTTGCCGAGGTGGAAAATCTGCTGGGGGATCAGGGACGGGTGCTGGTTCGGTATTCGGGTACCCAGCCGCTTTGCCGGGTGATGATCGAAGGGCCGACGGCGGAGGAGATCCGCCGCTATTGCAGCCGGATCACGGAAGCGGTGAAGTCGGCCATCGGGGAATGA
- a CDS encoding UDP-N-acetylglucosamine pyrophosphorylase, which yields MALQEKRVQRVQVDLLMKKGVKIPNPDSVIIGPEVDIDRISGEGVTFWGGTKIFGESTLILRGAEIGYEAPTTLENCRVGPEVSLKGGYHSGAVFLKGASAGSGAHVRGGTILEESASIAHTVGLKQTILFPFVTLGSLINFCDCLMAGGTGKKDHSEVGSAYIHFNYTPNQDKATASLLGDVPRGVMLRERPIFLGGQGGLVGPCRLAFGTVIAAGCVYRKDELRPDRLLVGGAPRGMSVPFAPGTYPGIRRVFVNNMNYIANLTALMQWYRFARSRFLSEDFPQALLDGLIAVLNAGIDERLARMRALAEKMPAAIDAYLTSAGDKASPQLVANKRAFFERWSEVADTVERAREWGGDDRIRNVFLEGLDEAAARWGKDYVATIRALSPSAAGAGTHWLDGITSAVMDRVLAVIPEMGPSD from the coding sequence ATGGCTCTTCAGGAAAAGCGCGTACAGCGCGTACAGGTCGATCTGTTGATGAAAAAGGGTGTGAAGATCCCCAATCCGGACAGCGTGATCATCGGGCCGGAGGTCGATATCGACAGGATATCGGGGGAAGGGGTCACCTTCTGGGGCGGCACCAAAATATTCGGAGAGTCGACCTTGATTCTACGGGGTGCGGAGATCGGCTACGAGGCGCCGACAACCCTGGAAAACTGCCGCGTTGGTCCGGAGGTCAGCCTCAAGGGCGGTTATCACAGCGGGGCGGTATTTCTGAAAGGGGCTTCCGCCGGGTCCGGCGCCCATGTCCGCGGCGGAACCATTCTCGAGGAATCGGCAAGCATCGCACACACCGTCGGTCTGAAGCAGACGATCCTGTTCCCGTTCGTCACCCTGGGCAGCCTCATCAATTTTTGTGACTGCCTGATGGCCGGCGGGACGGGGAAAAAGGACCACAGCGAGGTGGGCAGCGCCTACATCCACTTCAATTACACTCCCAACCAGGACAAGGCGACGGCATCGCTTCTGGGGGATGTTCCCCGCGGCGTGATGTTGCGGGAGCGCCCCATATTTCTGGGCGGGCAGGGTGGGCTGGTGGGGCCCTGCCGACTGGCCTTCGGGACGGTGATCGCCGCCGGCTGCGTCTACCGCAAGGATGAATTGCGTCCGGACAGGCTCCTCGTGGGCGGGGCGCCCCGGGGGATGAGCGTTCCGTTTGCACCGGGAACCTATCCCGGCATCCGGCGGGTGTTCGTCAACAATATGAATTACATCGCCAATCTAACGGCCCTGATGCAGTGGTATCGATTCGCCCGCAGTCGCTTCCTCTCGGAAGACTTTCCCCAGGCCCTGCTGGACGGGCTGATCGCCGTTCTCAATGCAGGCATTGACGAGCGCCTGGCCCGGATGCGGGCGCTGGCGGAAAAAATGCCCGCCGCCATCGATGCTTACCTGACCAGTGCCGGAGATAAGGCCTCCCCGCAGCTCGTGGCGAACAAGCGCGCGTTTTTCGAACGATGGTCCGAGGTGGCGGATACCGTCGAAAGAGCACGGGAGTGGGGCGGAGACGACCGGATTCGCAACGTGTTCCTGGAGGGTCTGGATGAAGCGGCGGCGCGTTGGGGGAAGGACTATGTGGCCACGATTCGGGCGCTGAGCCCATCCGCCGCAGGGGCGGGAACGCATTGGCTGGACGGGATTACATCGGCCGTGATGGATCGCGTCCTGGCCGTGATTCCCGAGATGGGGCCCTCGGATTAG
- a CDS encoding glycosyltransferase family 2 protein has protein sequence MIDVIIVNYNSTDHLLNCIASFYTDIQRFGVTVYVQDNGSTDGVDRVSDRYPLVRLHKNIVNLGFAGAVNQALCRCKGDYVILLNPDAVLEEGFLDAAVEFMDRRRDVGIMGPKILDRDGKLQNSARAFPSPLTALFGRSSYLSRRFPQNPVTSRNLLSMSCDGETPMSVDWVSGACMVVRKKAVEQTGMLDERFFMYWEDADWCRRMWAARWKVVYCPKAVAYHYIGGSSEKCAVRSVWEFHKSVCRFFDKYLPPRLFFAGPPVFGLLFLRFLAVMLTAAVKHPIRRVEAGTLLAEPPPGAAPCRQYQRVDIGSTNSGPC, from the coding sequence ATGATCGACGTCATTATTGTAAACTATAACAGCACCGACCATCTGCTCAACTGTATAGCATCATTCTACACGGACATCCAAAGGTTTGGCGTGACCGTATACGTCCAGGACAATGGGTCGACGGACGGTGTGGACCGGGTGTCGGACCGCTATCCTCTGGTCAGGCTTCACAAAAATATCGTCAATCTCGGTTTTGCCGGAGCGGTGAATCAGGCGCTTTGCCGATGTAAGGGCGATTATGTGATTTTATTGAATCCGGATGCCGTTCTCGAGGAAGGATTCCTGGATGCTGCCGTCGAATTCATGGACAGGCGCAGGGATGTCGGCATAATGGGGCCGAAAATCCTGGACCGTGACGGGAAGCTTCAGAATTCGGCAAGGGCGTTCCCCAGCCCCCTCACCGCTCTTTTTGGGCGTTCATCCTATCTGTCCAGACGATTTCCGCAAAATCCCGTCACCTCGCGAAATCTTCTCAGCATGAGCTGCGACGGCGAAACCCCGATGTCTGTCGACTGGGTGTCCGGGGCATGCATGGTGGTTCGAAAAAAAGCCGTGGAGCAGACGGGGATGCTGGATGAGCGCTTTTTCATGTATTGGGAGGATGCAGACTGGTGCAGACGAATGTGGGCCGCCCGATGGAAGGTCGTCTATTGTCCGAAAGCCGTTGCCTATCACTATATTGGCGGCAGCAGCGAAAAATGTGCCGTCCGGTCCGTTTGGGAGTTTCACAAGAGCGTCTGCCGTTTTTTCGATAAGTATCTGCCTCCCCGTCTTTTTTTTGCAGGACCGCCGGTCTTTGGACTCCTCTTTTTGCGCTTTCTTGCCGTGATGCTCACAGCCGCGGTGAAACACCCGATCCGGCGCGTTGAGGCCGGAACCCTCCTTGCCGAACCGCCGCCGGGGGCAGCACCGTGTCGGCAATACCAGCGTGTTGATATCGGAAGCACCAACTCCGGGCCCTGCTGA
- a CDS encoding ComEA family DNA-binding protein, with protein MKRFKVLTAAVMVMGCILCFSTCLWAGESGKVNINTASAEELAGLNRIGLKTAARIIEYRDSVGRFNAPEELMNVKGIGEKLFDLNRDRIIVEGNDAPERTGDGISQSDASSGSKG; from the coding sequence ATGAAACGGTTCAAGGTCTTGACGGCGGCAGTCATGGTGATGGGATGTATTCTTTGTTTTTCGACCTGTCTTTGGGCGGGTGAATCCGGCAAGGTGAACATCAATACCGCTTCCGCAGAGGAACTCGCCGGCCTGAACAGGATTGGATTGAAAACGGCGGCCAGAATCATTGAATATCGGGACAGCGTCGGAAGATTCAACGCTCCGGAGGAGTTGATGAACGTCAAGGGAATCGGCGAAAAACTATTCGACCTGAATAGGGATCGAATCATTGTGGAGGGCAACGACGCACCGGAAAGGACAGGCGACGGTATCAGTCAAAGCGATGCGTCGAGCGGCAGCAAAGGATAA
- a CDS encoding GTP-binding protein has protein sequence MAFVNLKNREVQAKIIYYGPGRGGKTTNLEYVFSKFRQRIQSEMVSIKTHGDRTLFFDFLPFDIGKIMGYDVRIQLYTVPGQIKYNATRRLVLKGVDGVVFVADSRVEQRRDNMISLKNLQENLAVYKKSIFKIPLVLQYNKRDLEKEGIAVMSFEQMEKDLNGQLKVSSLAASALSGENVIPTLKKIISLTMTSLQRTLK, from the coding sequence TTGGCATTCGTCAATCTGAAAAACAGGGAAGTGCAGGCAAAAATCATCTACTATGGTCCGGGTCGCGGGGGAAAAACGACCAATCTCGAATATGTCTTTTCCAAATTCCGCCAACGCATCCAATCGGAGATGGTCAGCATCAAAACCCACGGCGATCGAACGCTTTTTTTCGATTTCCTGCCCTTCGACATCGGAAAAATAATGGGATATGATGTAAGAATTCAGCTGTATACCGTTCCCGGCCAGATCAAATACAACGCCACGAGGCGTCTCGTCCTCAAGGGCGTCGACGGCGTGGTTTTCGTGGCGGACTCCCGGGTGGAGCAGCGGCGGGACAACATGATCTCGCTCAAAAACCTGCAGGAAAACCTGGCTGTTTACAAAAAAAGCATATTCAAGATTCCCCTGGTGCTGCAATACAATAAAAGGGATTTGGAAAAAGAAGGGATCGCCGTCATGTCCTTCGAACAGATGGAAAAAGACCTGAACGGTCAACTGAAAGTCTCGTCGCTCGCTGCCAGCGCCCTTTCCGGAGAAAATGTGATCCCGACCCTCAAAAAGATCATCTCACTAACCATGACGTCCCTGCAAAGGACCCTAAAATAG
- a CDS encoding roadblock/LC7 domain-containing protein, whose protein sequence is MTPDFNEDLAFSSYAFSQEQLETIESIILKDLVESGAHSILLIDLAGNIIAKADNGECDHDLYSLAALASANFAAVDTMARLIGESEFSLLFHKGEKESIHFSKVKKDFLLISIFGTRVSLGLLRLKVAEAIDKISAIWD, encoded by the coding sequence TTGACACCCGATTTCAATGAGGATCTGGCTTTCAGTTCGTATGCCTTCAGTCAGGAACAGCTCGAAACCATAGAGAGCATCATTCTCAAAGACCTCGTCGAGAGCGGCGCCCACAGTATATTGCTGATCGACCTGGCGGGCAATATCATCGCCAAGGCGGACAACGGCGAATGCGATCATGATTTATATTCCCTCGCGGCATTGGCCTCGGCCAATTTCGCCGCTGTCGACACCATGGCCAGGCTGATTGGAGAAAGTGAGTTTTCCCTTCTGTTTCATAAAGGGGAAAAGGAAAGTATCCACTTCAGCAAGGTCAAGAAGGATTTCCTGCTCATCTCCATTTTTGGGACAAGGGTCTCTCTGGGGTTGCTGCGATTGAAGGTTGCCGAAGCGATCGACAAAATCTCCGCCATCTGGGATTAA